In Apium graveolens cultivar Ventura chromosome 10, ASM990537v1, whole genome shotgun sequence, the following are encoded in one genomic region:
- the LOC141690431 gene encoding uncharacterized protein LOC141690431: MESQNSAPWWSLFVDGASNGDGAGAGIELISPEAHKIRRVTHLAFHATNNDAEYEALINGLKLALKMKMENLNVFSDSMSVVYQINGGQNKGADELAKLGSLREATLLGVLPLDIQRQPSMPEHEVGSLSDNLCPTWMIPILAYIKEGSLPDEKNEARRIKYNSPLCDIRWGPIQKRVQRAPPQPRGSPHIPHESLAFSMWGIDLIGVLLKAKGGVKYVVVAVDYFTKWAEAKPLATITFDSKEMLEFCEQLGIQKSFSAVCHPQSNGQTEAVNKIIKHTLKAKLEEIKGTWPKELAQVLWSYNTTPRTTTGETPFFLVYRCEAMVPVEVGAYSFRRDNYDSEANEVNYRLYLDMIEETREDAQIRIAAYQQRTARHYNSKVRARTFTVGDLVLRRVMSNTKVVSHGVFGANWEGPYKIKSVLWEGTYHLNDIQEKMIPRAWNTEHLRKYYH; this comes from the exons ATGGAAAGCCAAAATAGTGCCCCATGGTGGAGCCTATTTGTGGATGGAGCCTCTAATGGGGATGGTGCAGGAGCTGGAATTGAGTTAATCAGCCCAGAGGCGCACAAGATCAGACGCGTGACCCATCTGGCCTTTCAtgcaaccaacaatgatgctgagtatgaggccCTGATCAACGGTCTCAAGCTAGCTTTGAAAATGAAGATGGAGAATTTGAATGTGTTTAGTGATTCCATGAGTGTGGTATATCAGATAAACGGGGG GCAGAATAAAGGCGCGGATGAGCTAGCTAAACTCGGCTCGCTCCGTGAGGCCACTCTGCTAGGGGTCTTGCCCCTTGACATACAGAGGCAGCCTAGTATGCCCGAGCACGAGGTGGGCAGCCTCAGTGATAACCTCTGCCCCACGTGGATGATACCTATCTTAGCCTACATAAAAGAAGGTTCACTCCCGGATGAAAAGAATGAGGCAAGAAGGATAAAATATAACAGCCCGTTATGTGATATACGATGGGGTCCTATACAGAAGAGGGTCCAGCGTGCCCCTCCTCAA CCCCGTGGCTCCCCTCACATTCCTCATGAGTCCTTGGCCTTCTctatgtggggaattgatctgattGGAGTACTCCTGAAGGCCAAGGGAGGTGTCAAGTATGTGGTTGTTGCGGTAGATTACTtcactaagtgggcagaggcCAAGCCTCTAGCCACTATCACG TTCGATAGCAAGGAAATGCTGGAATTTTGTGAGCAGCTGGGGATTCAGAAGAGTTTTAGTGCAGTTTGCCACCCCCAAAGTAACGGGCAGACGGaggctgttaataaaatcattaagcacACCTTGAAGGCAAAGCTTGAAGAGATTAAAGGGACATGGCCGAAGGAGCTCGCCCAAGTCCTGTGGTCTTACAACACGACTCCCCGAACTACAACTGGAGAGACCCCTTTCTTTTTGGTGTATAGGTGTGAAGCTATGGTGCCCGTTGAGGTAGGGGCATATTCTTTTCGGAGGGACAACTATGACTCAGAGGCAAATGAGGTCAACTATCGGCTCTATCTGGACATGATCGAAGAAACTCGGGAAGATGCTCAGATCAGGATAGCAGCATATCAGCAGAGGACAGCAAGGCACTACAACAGTAAGGTTCGAGCCCGGACTTTTACGGTGGGAGATTTGGTTCTGCGCCGAGTTATGTCAAACACCAAGGTGGTGAGTCATGGAGTCTTTGGGGCAAATTGGGAAGGCCCCTATAAGATAAAATCAGTGCTctgggagggaacctaccacctcaatgatatACAAGAAAAAATGATCCCGAGAGCCTGGAATACGGAACACCTCCGCAAATATTATCATTAA